The following is a genomic window from Miscanthus floridulus cultivar M001 chromosome 14, ASM1932011v1, whole genome shotgun sequence.
TACTCCTGCCAGGATCTCCCAGCAGGATTTCTCAGTGAGATGATCAAGCAGCTCCTTGCCCAGTGCCACACCTTGTTTCAGCACATCCTCCTTCTCAGAGTCTTTGATTGGTTTCTCTGCTTCGTCCTTGAGGGCTCTGTACCTTTCCTGTAATGAACCACATGAACCACATGAACCACAACCTTTTAAGATACCATCACGGGCACTCTTGACGGTTTCCTGGAAGACTATCTTGGGAACAAGGAAGCTATCAGGGATGAGGTCAGGCTTAGCAATCAGCAGATATGCGCAGTACCGCGACAAGCTATTCGCAGTGACATATGTTTCCCGGAGCTCTTCAGGCAACTTACCACCATTCACTTCCTTGTTCCTCCCTTGAGTCGTCTTCTGACTCGGTTTGGAATTGGATGAGCAAAAACCTGCCAGCCATGACAAGATGCTATCTTTATCTTCCTTGTCACCCACGTCCATAAGATACGGTTTGGATGAGCAGCAGCAAGAAGAAGTGAACCAAGACAGGAGGCACCATGGAAACCCAGGGCTGCTCAAGTTGACACCATGTTTTGTCGCCAGCTCCATCTCGCAGAGGCTGGTCGCAATGTGCCAGACAAGAATGATATGAGAGGTTGTGGGCAGGGCGACGTGAGCGCTCCTCGTGGTTGTGGGTGCGGTACTGCAGTAAGCCTGATAGTTCTGCAGCTGCTGCCTGATGATAAGGTTGCTGTTGGACAATGTCCTGATGACCCTTGGTAGACGACGATGACTGCTAGTGCTAGTACAACGATCTCCAGCAGGTCGTTCATCGGCGGCTTCCACTATCATGCTGCCGAGCTTCTCCAGGACTGCTTGCTTGACACACTCGGGGATTTGAATGGGGCTGCTGAGCTCTGCCCCATCCTCCTTCTTGGGAACTAGTCCTGTGGTTAGGTTGTGAATGAGATTCCAACACCATGGCGTGTCATGATAGGACTGCACGAAGACATACTGGTCAATAAATCCATGCCATCTCCTTTGATCAGTGATCCTTGATCTTGTCGAAAAATATAGCAGAATGCTGTCAGACCATGCATCTACTTTAGATTCTTTGCTCCTGATCTTGCACTTGCGCTTGCGCTGCACATACTCGCACAACATGATCAGGCTTGTCCAGTCTGATAGTAAGTAGGTGCGCATCTCCCATATCTCCTTGACAACTATCAAGAAAATGAATACCCAGGTAATGATTATGTCGACATTGAAGCCCTTGAACACATGTGCAAGCTCGCCATTGGGGGGCTTGTAGACCTTACGGATGTCCACAGCGAGCCAGCAGACGGCACAGATGGTCAGCACGGACAGCAGCAGGCTGAAGAAGAGGGATGGGAGGCCACACCAGAACACCATGGGGTAGCGGGTGTTGAAGTAGTCATGGACGAAGGAGAGCTGCAGCTCCATGATCCTGAGGGCATCACTGTCGCTGGTAGCAACCTTCCCGCCAACCATGTTCTTGACCAGCTCTCGGTTCATGTCAAATATACGTGGCTGCAGCGTCACATCCTCGAGCCTGCACCGCAGAAGCCTGGACAGGGCGAAGGCCAGAGGGAGAACCTTGGTCCCACTCCCATCATCATCCTCaccccggccctggccctgctgCAGGCTATGTGGTTGTGGTTGTTTATGAATGGGAATGGGACAGTCCCAGATCTTGTCCAACGTCAGCACCAGTGCTGACGATGTCTTCTCCTTTCTGCGCCTGTGGATTCTagtagcgccgccgccgccgtcgttgtcGTTAGCAGTAGCATCCTGATCCTGCTGCTGGTCGATACACAATACGTACTGAGGCTTCTTTAGTCTGTTGAAACCTCCTTGCCACTGCAGCTTTGTTTCTCCATAGACCAAGTACTTGTAGCCTTTCATCGTCGCTGCTGGGTCTGGGACTGGGTCCATTAATTCTCCTCCCTTGTTCATGCTGCTGCTATGCATGGCAAGCATGTGCTCTGCAACAAGCTCCGAACTCCTGCCATGCCAGAAGGACCTGCATGCCATATGATGTGATCCATACCTGTAGGCGCTCCTCATCACCTGCAGAACCCAGACCAACCAAAGTGGGCCAGTGAAACGGGATCCACGCGTCCGGTTCAAGAACGCCGATCCCAGTAGCTTGACCACGTTCCTCCATTCAGCGAACCTTCGCCCACGAGGGTCAGGGACACCATAGCCGGAGATGTAGTCTGCACTGTAGCGGAAATTGACAAGCATGAGGGCCCAGACTGGGAACAGCTGATTCTTGAAAGGCGCCGTTTGTATGGCCCCCAGGAGGTACACGACGATGGAGTCGGAGACTGCGTCGAAGACGCTAAACACGGCTCTCATGAACGGGCTGTGGATGGTGCGCCGAAAAAGGTCCATGAAGAACATGGCCAAGAACAGAAGCGTGGCGAGGACCACCAAGAACTCGATGCGGAACAAGATCGCTGTCTTCTTGTTCAGCATGATGAACAGCGATGCCACATGGTCGCGGATATCATCGAGGTCGAGGCCCATCATCATCCTCTGATGACGATGACACAACCACCCTTCCCTCACGGTTAATTCCTGAAGAAATTTAAAACATCGTCACAACTCACGCACGACTGAATGACCCTATGGTTTCCAACAGATTAACGAAGAGAGGTGCTTATTAATTAAGCCCCCCACCACAACTTTGTATAAACACTGGTGAGGTAGAGCCAAGAATCAAACTGGGGATGCATAGCAGTTGCTGCTGATTTCATTTGACTATAAATATAATGACTGGGGATCTGTGCGTGGGTTTCATTCAGTAATTAAGAACCATGAGAAGATGTGCAGTGCTTCCTGTATATAAGGACCATGCACACCATATATCAGGCTTGTTACAAGTTGAGGATTCTACTATCTCTCACTCTTGaggaaggccttgtttagattggggccttgtttagattgcaagttttttcactctctttttatcatatcaaatctttggacacatgcatggagtattaaatgtagataaaaaaaataactaattacacagtttgattgtaaattacgagacgaatcttttgagcctagttaggccatgattggacaataattgtcaaatacaaacgaaagtgctacagtgccaaatactgatttctaacctcaatctaaacaaggcctgaggttaggaatcagtatttggcactgtagcactttcgtttgtatttgacaattattatccaatcatggcctaactaggctcaaaagattcgtctcgtaatttacaattaaactgtgtaattagtttttttttatctacatttaatactccatgcatgtgtccaaagatttgatgtgacggagagagagtgaaaaaacttgcaatctaaacaaggccaaaaTAACAAAACTCTAGTTTGCAATGCAAAGGTAATTTCTCAACAATTAACGTTGTATCCAACTATGAAACAAAAGCGAGCAGTCTGTACTTACTCGGGTATAGCAGCTACTCAAGGCCGGTGTCAGGAAACCGAGGAGCTGCGCTAGATgatttgtgaattgtgatgatatATTGCTCTAGCTTGACAGTCGCAGACGAACCTCCACCCTATGGAGAGACAATATACAACGAGAAGGTCAGATCTCTATGATAACCGATAAACTTTGCCTGCTCTAATTTCTATACCTTTTTCTCAACATTGTAAAACATGCACTCAAAGGTTCCTTATTTTGTCTAAACAAATGGATCGACATACCTCTTACAATACTAATGTTGGCTGTTGGGCGAACTGCACGCAAGAACGGGGTGCGAGGTCCATCGGATGGGCAATAGCCGGCTATCACCCTGACGCACACAGAAAGCAAGGTATCCAGGGTGTAGCACCCCATTACTTAGGTACTAATATGAGGCCCACGCAAATAGCGCGGGTGGCtacttattttttcttttatcatgtaacagtatagaccatgtcaacattttaggtcatttgaaaaattcaaaattttgaatttcagaatctGATAACTTAAAATGGATATTTGAGCctctaaatggtttcaaataaaaaaaaattcaactaaaaaaaaattcaactgaaaaattcaaaaaaaagttgtagatctcatcaagctctataattttgatacAGAGTTATATTCGTCTGATTCAATAtgaaaagttatgattttttttatataaatgaaTAAGAGAGACCACCTGACATGTGGGCTTCATCGCCATGTCAACAAAACACCAGGAAACCACTTTGAAGTGATCAAGGTGGATATTTTATTCAGTTTTGAAAATTGAGGGGGTAAGTTGTCCGGTATTTGAGTACAAGAGTACCTTTTAAATTCGGCAACAAGTTTAGGGGGTTAAATTGGGCAGCATTACTCGAAAAATATTTTTTACATATAGTTTTGTTTATTTGTTTGATTATATTAGTGCTCTCTTTATTCATCCAATTCTATTCATCGGCAGAACAACCATATATATAACTATTGGTAATGCTATGAATCAGACATCTGTTTGTGGCTCCGTGCCGGATCTGTTGGTGGACCCGACGTCCAGAAGGTTATCTATCCTATCCGTTCCTATCCGCTCTCTCCGCTCCCCTCCGGTCATCGCAGATTAAAAAAAAACTCATGTATCACATAGACTGTGCTCCGTCGCACCTCCCGCACGCCTACTTCTCCACCACGCCTCCGGCCTTCCTTCCTCTCCACCATCGCCGTGCCCGCACCGCCGTGGCGTGCTCCCCCTGGACCGCACAGTCGTGCTACCTCGCCACGTGAGGTCGCACCCACCCGACCGCGGTTGTCGGCTCCACCGCAGGCACCGCTCACCGGGGGCAGCGCCGCCGCTCATCAGGGGCCGCGCAGCCGCCTACCCGCTATCACCCTCCTCCATCATGACCGCACAGCCGGATCCCACTGTGCAGTGCTCCGCTCGCCCGTCTGTCAAGTTTtgctgaaagcacatgttgcaagtgtatgtttcaagtgtttcagaggtatgttgcaactaTTTCAGATGactgttgcaaaagtagatcatgatgttgcatatgttgcaatggttgtacatgtatgttgcaaaggtctgtgttctcggacgtatgttgcaagtgtgtttatctggatgttgcatatgtttcacacatgttgcatgtgtttttatcttgatgttgcgcATGTTTGcaaatgttttcaagtgttttcaggtgttttttatgttgcaagtgtgtttatctggatgttgcatatgtttcacatatatgttgcatgtgttttatctggatgttgcgtatattTGCaaaggttttcaagtgttttcaggttttTTTTGAAGTGTTTCAGATGCTTGTTGCAAGTgtgtgttttaaatgtttcagttgtttcagacatatgtttcaagtattttatctgaatgttgcatatgttgtagtggctacacacatatgttgcaagcatatgttccgaatatttcatctattttagatgtatgttgcatcaagcccttcatgttgcaagtgtttcatgaggCGCAGGTGGTCCCCCCACAGGGCGGGTGAGCGCCGGGGGCGTACCAGGGCGAGCAAACATAGGCGCGTAGCATGGCGCGGGCGAGCAGCAGGGCGTAGACGAGCAGCAGCAGGTCACGGGCAAGCAATAGCAGGGCGAGTAGGGCGCGGCGAGTAGCAGGCGGGCATGCATGCTTCGATGTGCGTCCGTGAGCGGTGGCAACCAGAGGAAGCGCGTGGGAGACAGCCACCCGATGTGGGACCCGCCGCAGAGGTAGGGGTGCTGGAGCGTTGCCGTTTTCTGCCGATCTGTTTTGGCTGCTGGTGGGCCAGCTGATAGCCGAGGGAGGTGTGCTCCGCTGGCTGTTTGGGCCGCACGTCTGCGAGTGTGCAGGGGCGAGTGGACCGCATGGGCAAGCACGTGCTGGGCTGAGCAACGGGCACGGCGCGGTTGTCCGGACACACGCTTCTGTCCAGAAGTCCAGCaatcaatattttttttttgcttaataAAGATATTGTCATCTTTCATCCTTTCCCCCACCCCTGTCCCTGATTGTGCATTTTTTACCCATACCAAATCAAGGCAGTCCCTGGTTGGctagttcgtatcgttgctggttcgtgaagaagtactgctggctggtttgtgtgagagaaaaataatgtttcagctaaaaatttacgatcatttatgacaagccacagccaaacgaacaggctgtttcAAGTTTGGACCACCTTGCTCGTTCTGTTGGGCCTTTTTTTGCCCTATATAATATTTTCGGATCCATTACAATTCTGCTCAACTCTGCTTGTTGGGAAGGCAGGAGACCTTCGATACCTTCGCATGGTTCCAAAATAGTAGAACTGAGGTAATGTCGGTGGTAATGACCTAAAAGGGACTAACGTGGGATCGGATTACTGTTGTGACTCTAGAAAATGCCAGGAATATATCCTAATGTTAGTGGGCACTTTGTAATTTAGAGCGCGTCCGTTCGTTTCACCTATAAATATGGGTCTTAAACGATACCCCATTAGAGTCGGGTCCCTTAAAACACGTCTATGCATTTCAAACTATCATAGTAGACTTTACCTGACACAGACGTAAGTGATATCAGAGATGGGGATAATCGGCAGCCGTCGCTGATATTACTAGAAGCTAGCCAAGGCAAATTAGGGTCTCCATTTTGCTGCCCCCTCAAGCACTAGTATCGCTCATGTGGCGAAAAGGAACTACGGGCAACCAGTTGTTTTtgttttttaacatttttttgaaactattttcaaatatgatactatttatttttttcattcaaaactaacacttttggccgtgcctattcGCATGGCATGGCGAAATCACGTTGCCGCGCCATGCATAGGGGCGCGGTAGGATCGATGACGTGGCAGCGACTAGGACCGCTGAACCCTGACGTGGCTGGGGCTGTCGCGCCATTGATCTgggcgcggcactgacgcgccatggAGAATGACGCGGCAATGCTCCCGCCGGCCACAACACTTCACTGTTCACATGTACTGCCGCGTGGAATTTGCACGTCCTGATTTGTTCCGACTCTGTTCTGTCATTGTTCATAGACACTGTTTGCATGAACTACGCGTGGAATTGATGCGTGCTGAGCATTCCTATTACTGTTCCTTCACAGTGGATATTGCGCGATATCTCTGGACGGATGGGTCCAGATCTTGCTTACAGGCAGGTGGTCCCCAGTTATCGCGTTAGATCCAGCTGGGCCAATCCGGGGCCAGCGACCACTCCGGGTCCTGCTCCGGATCCCTTGCTCCCGGGACGCAGAGTCCCAGACACGCTACACGAGCCGTAACCTCCGCTCACCCCACGACGCGTGTCCCGAAATAGCCGGTCCCTCCTCCATGGGCCCCGTCTCCATCACCACAGCCCCACTTACACCGCGCCGGGCCCACCTGTCATCTACTACAATCTTTTCATTATTGTAGCACTGGTCCAACCTGTCAGAAAAACTTGGGGTGGCTGGGAGGTCACGAGTCACGCACGGCTGCGAATCTTATACCTTGTTTTAGTGGggcgaaatttaggaatttggttactgtagcacttttatttttatttggcaatcagtattcaatcatggactaattaggctcaaaacgttcgtctcgcgatttccaaccaaactgtgcaattagtttttttcgtctacatttaatgctccatgcacgtatcgcaagattcgatgtgatggctactgtagcactttttgggaaaactttttggaactaaacatggccttaagGCCATGCGCATGCTAATGCTTGCCCTAATCCGAATGTCGCTCCCATAATACACCTTAATTAATCATGAATGCGCTGCAAATTTGACCATCATGTGTGGGGGCCATGCCACGGGCCCACGCGTCAGGTAGCTGGGCAAACGACAACGCGCCCTGGGCCGTCGGATGCGCGCTTGGCGCGCAGATTAATGCAGCGGGCCCCGGTACAGGTCAGCCGGGTCCTCCGGCGTGACCCGGTTGGGCGGTGGCCTCGGGCGTCATGGTCCCACAGCCAAGTGACACCGCCTGATAAATCTAGCTCTCTCGCCCGAGGCGGCGAGCCAAGTAAACCGTCCGAGGCGAGCCCCACCTCCACGCTCCCACGCGGAAGGAGAGGGACGAGCGAGCCACCGAGCGTCCGGAGCGAGCGCGGTTACAAGAAAAATCCAATCTCTCCCCGCCCCGCTCATTTCGATTCGCGCCATGGAGGCGCAGGCGCAGGACAACAGGGCCGAGGATGGGGACGGCGCGTGGCAACACCACGTAGCCGATGGTgtcacgacggcgacggcggcagcggccgAGATGGCGATGGGCGCGATCCCCATGCACGGGTTCATGAGCCTAGTTCATaataatttattttaaatcagGACACATGAATACTCAGGACACATGAATTCCACGCGCATTTAATCGGAGCGATCAGGGCGCACGAAGTCCATGCGAACAGTGTCTATGAACAATGACAGAACAGTAGTCGGAACAATCAGGACGTGCGAATTCCACGCGCACAGTACATGTGAACAGTGAAGTGCTGTGGCCGGCAAGAGCatggccgcgccattctccatgGCGCGTTAGTGCCGCGCCTAGATCCGCGGCGCGGCAGCCCCGGCCACGTCAGCATTCAGCGGTCCTGGTCACTGCCACATCATCAATCCTACCGTgccccatgcatggcgcggcaacaTGATTTCGCCGCGCCATGCGAATAGGCGAggccaaaagtattagttttgaaaaaaaataaacagtgtcatatttgaaaatagtttcaaaaaatgttaaaaataaaaaaaattcaccaGTTGTGTTTCTTGAGGAGACGGTTCGACTCCTGAGGCGACACTTCATGGTTGCGGGACCCACGAGCGGTGGTTGCAATCACCAAGGAGACCCTATGGTTCCCACGACACACGCTTGTGTACACAAGCCCTCACCTCACTCGCATTCTTCGCTCACACATTtcactcaacctcgcactcgcCATCTTGCCTCCCTATCCCGCTCTGATCTGGTCCCTTTGCCACGTTATTGCCATGATACACTCTGGCTGGCCACTCCTCATCCTGCTCCCCTCACTACCACCGGTGAAGCATGTTCGGGGCGGTGCCTTGATGCGCTCGCCTTCTCTGGTCCTGGCTCCCTCCAGTGCAGTGCACACAACTGTCTCGCCACCATCGTTGGTGACGGCGCCATGCCACTCGTCGCCTCCGCTCCTAGTGCACTCCTACTCGCCCTCTCCAGCCCTGATGCGCTCCTGCTTGCCATCCTCAGAATGCTCCTCGGGCTCCGTCACCATGAACCGCAGGGAGAATATGAGGCATGGGTATGCGAAGTCCGTCCCCAAGGGTGATACTTTACGCATCACCAAGAAGGGCGGGCAACTGCGATGCCCCATCTACTCCGGGCGAATGTCCCAGAATTGGACCATGGACGCGGCCAGGAACCACGTCCAGGGGGTTGTCAACCCTCCCTACCCTACAACAACAGCAAGCACATGAACAAGAAGAAGAGACACCATTGTCGCTTGGTGGGGAACCATGGATGGCTGTGAAAGCCGACACAGTGTATGATGTCTAGATGGTTAGAGGAGGGGTGTGTCTGTGTGGGTAGGGTGGAGAGATAGCCTAAGTAAAATTTCCTTGCAAGGCACAACACTAATGAGACTAGTTTGACAACAAGATAACCCTAATAAGCACTATGTCTAACTATGATTTAGCAAGCCTCGGTAAACAAGAGCTGCTCAACTAGTGAACAAGAACAACTAAGACTATGTCACTAGAAAAGTAAACAAAGCTTGGTAAACACCCTAGAGACAAGCCTAATATCTTGTACACTAGGAATTGCAAGAACACAAACTAAAGAGCAAGTGTACAACGTGCAAGCCACACAAAGAGGATGGCACAAGATATATCACGTGATTTAGTGCtcgtttagttttcaaaaagtttcccaaaaagtgctacagtagccatcacatcgaatcttgcgatacatgcatagagcattaaatgtagacaaaaaaaaaactaattgcacagtttgattggaaattgcgagacaaatgttttgagcctaattagtctatgattgaacactaattgccaaataaaaacgaaagtgctacagtagccaaattcccaaaattcgtGAATTAAACACAGCCTTAGTGACTTGCCAGTCACCTACTTCCAAATTGAGGCGTATCCAAGTATCACCGCTCCTTTACAAGCTCAACGATCCCTCAGGATATGCTCCAACGGGAGTGCTTGTGTATGAGCTGGCTGATCATGAGGTACACCACGATCCTCGATCCAGTAAAGTTGCTCTTTGCCTCTTCGGTGAATGAGCACAGGAACCTCTAACAAATCCTCCTTCGGAGCACCTCATAATCTCCAAATGAGTGCTTTATGGAGTCCCACTacctctaagccatctaggtggcggcaaccaacgagagtaacaagaaatccgcagccaAGATGCTTCTCTAGTGCAACTAGGTGCTAACTCTCAAAGCAAATGTACTAGATCAACTCCAATCTCACCCAAATGCAATCTCAACTAAGCAAATGTGAGTGGAACAGTTTCTTGAGCTCCAAAGGGTGTGTGCTAGTTTGGAGTCTCAAGAGTGCTTACTTGCCCGAGCACACCCCCTGTTTATAAGCCCACTTAAAAAACTAGCCATTACAAGCTGTCTGGTTTTTTTTTGGTATGCTCTAGCTAGCTCCGATGAACACGAGAGTACTTACACCAGAATTATCCAATGGCTACTTTAAACTAGCTGTAATCGTATGATCACTCTGGTGACATATCCGATGAGCCACTAGAGAGTTGCGGTGCATGTCCAGCTCCGAACTTGCACAAGAAAATTGCCTCTAGAGTCGCTCTCCGATGGCGCCGCTCTTCAGTGCACCACCAGAGAGCTTAGGTGAGCATTTTCAAAATTTTCCACGTGTCAGATGACACTATTCCAAAATTCGGTGGCACCACTCCGGTGCGCACTGAAAGAGA
Proteins encoded in this region:
- the LOC136505573 gene encoding uncharacterized protein, whose translation is MMMGLDLDDIRDHVASLFIMLNKKTAILFRIEFLVVLATLLFLAMFFMDLFRRTIHSPFMRAVFSVFDAVSDSIVVYLLGAIQTAPFKNQLFPVWALMLVNFRYSADYISGYGVPDPRGRRFAEWRNVVKLLGSAFLNRTRGSRFTGPLWLVWVLQVMRSAYRYGSHHMACRSFWHGRSSELVAEHMLAMHSSSMNKGGELMDPVPDPAATMKGYKYLVYGETKLQWQGGFNRLKKPQYVLCIDQQQDQDATANDNDGGGGATRIHRRRKEKTSSALVLTLDKIWDCPIPIHKQPQPHSLQQGQGRGEDDDGSGTKVLPLAFALSRLLRCRLEDVTLQPRIFDMNRELVKNMVGGKVATSDSDALRIMELQLSFVHDYFNTRYPMVFWCGLPSLFFSLLLSVLTICAVCWLAVDIRKVYKPPNGELAHVFKGFNVDIIITWVFIFLIVVKEIWEMRTYLLSDWTSLIMLCEYVQRKRKCKIRSKESKVDAWSDSILLYFSTRSRITDQRRWHGFIDQYVFVQSYHDTPWCWNLIHNLTTGLVPKKEDGAELSSPIQIPECVKQAVLEKLGSMIVEAADERPAGDRCTSTSSHRRLPRVIRTLSNSNLIIRQQLQNYQAYCSTAPTTTRSAHVALPTTSHIILVWHIATSLCEMELATKHGVNLSSPGFPWCLLSWFTSSCCCSSKPYLMDVGDKEDKDSILSWLAGFCSSNSKPSQKTTQGRNKEVNGGKLPEELRETYVTANSLSRYCAYLLIAKPDLIPDSFLVPKIVFQETVKSARDGILKGCGSCGSCGSLQERYRALKDEAEKPIKDSEKEDVLKQGVALGKELLDHLTEKSCWEILAGVWTELLIHIAPTRNARAHRKCLAGGEFITHIWALLWHCGIHSSSLWPKDDVGPAGNNDNKGTKEHEASNSKRGAMWRNDGSLEIEENSQDATLETTNVQTGPKRD